Proteins found in one Massilia sp. H6 genomic segment:
- a CDS encoding EAL domain-containing protein produces the protein MPRRLPLSLTLAAALTLGGGLAASGALFVGVSNLEYDNMALAFAQRADERVAAVSQGISQAVEVLTVTNQLFARGEPVSREAFRDFTAALLERHRYIQAFNFHRAVPGEARAAVEAELQRVRPGTIFTELTSAGLVPAPLRARYHIVDYIEPIAGNERAFGLNITENMQVMSALALAHGERRAAATGLFQLAQDSTRQPAFELIMPVLDRQGVLAGDTAVVIRGPELVRASLAGAGLLDSRDIFVSVYAGEQANQDTLLWSTGATRSQTETWLSGLFSPSYTGHSSEVLRIAGKPWRIEVAAAPRPFLPDHLASTALLLGGILTTLLGTAFVQASGRRARKVQRLVRQRTTDLRRTNRRLVEDMAARARAERALQQSEQRFRQLVSMSSDWYWEQDRELRFTMVTGGFTEKAGVAVESLLGKTRWEYVPDLLESEGGQAHVTQVRAHEPFANFEYQVVDAHGNTRWFCVNGQPVFDDGGALLGYRGTGSDITERKLTEQRVHHVAQHDVLTGLPNRSLLQDRLGQAIAYADRSGLPMWVMLIDLDRFKFVNDSMGHKAGDVLLMTVAARLSSSLRDTDTVARLSGDEFVVILSEQHDAPLSRELVQRVMDSVAQPVMLGSKEFFVTCSIGVAAYPSEGTPADSLIEHADIAMYSAKKLGRNNFQFYAPMMNEESMERVRIESALRNALDRNEFVLHYQPQVDLKSGKIVGMEALIRWQHPEMGMVSPVRFIGIAEETGLIVPIGAWVMRTACAQNKAWQDAGLGKLRVAVNLSARQFSAPDLLQSLQAVLTDTALEPECLEIELTESLFMSDVTPAVELLHRMKSLGVNLSIDDFGTGFSSLSYLSRFPIDVLKIDRSFVADITHDANDAAIVTSIIGLAHNLKLAVIAEGVETAAQLDYLRRHGCDEMQGYFFSKPLAASEFEGLLREGRCLPPPAAKAEAQAETACAMA, from the coding sequence ATGCCGCGTCGCCTGCCCTTGTCGCTCACCCTCGCAGCGGCCCTTACGCTAGGGGGCGGCCTGGCCGCGTCCGGGGCCCTGTTCGTGGGCGTCAGCAACCTCGAATACGACAACATGGCGCTCGCCTTCGCGCAGCGCGCCGACGAGCGCGTCGCGGCGGTCAGCCAGGGTATCAGCCAGGCAGTCGAAGTGTTAACCGTCACCAACCAGCTGTTCGCGCGTGGCGAACCAGTCAGCCGCGAAGCCTTCCGCGACTTCACGGCGGCACTACTCGAACGTCACCGCTACATCCAGGCGTTCAATTTTCACCGCGCGGTGCCGGGCGAGGCGCGCGCCGCTGTCGAGGCCGAATTGCAGCGCGTCCGGCCGGGCACGATATTCACCGAACTGACGTCCGCCGGCCTGGTGCCGGCGCCGCTGCGTGCGCGCTACCACATCGTCGACTATATCGAGCCGATCGCCGGCAACGAACGCGCCTTCGGCCTGAACATTACCGAGAACATGCAGGTGATGAGCGCGCTCGCGCTTGCCCACGGCGAGAGGCGTGCCGCGGCGACCGGCCTGTTCCAGCTGGCGCAGGACAGCACCCGGCAGCCGGCCTTCGAACTGATCATGCCGGTGCTCGACCGCCAGGGCGTACTGGCGGGCGACACCGCGGTCGTCATCCGTGGCCCCGAACTGGTGCGCGCCTCGCTGGCGGGCGCCGGCCTGCTCGATTCGCGCGACATCTTCGTGTCGGTGTATGCGGGCGAGCAAGCCAACCAGGACACACTGCTGTGGTCCACCGGCGCTACCCGCAGCCAGACCGAGACCTGGCTGTCGGGCTTGTTCTCTCCCAGCTATACCGGCCACAGTAGCGAGGTGCTGCGCATCGCCGGCAAGCCCTGGCGCATCGAAGTGGCGGCCGCGCCGCGACCTTTCTTGCCGGACCACCTGGCCTCGACCGCCCTGCTGCTGGGCGGCATCCTGACCACGCTGCTGGGCACGGCATTCGTCCAGGCCTCGGGCCGCCGGGCGCGCAAGGTCCAGCGGCTGGTGCGCCAGCGCACCACCGACTTGCGCCGCACTAACCGCCGCCTGGTCGAAGATATGGCCGCCCGCGCGCGCGCCGAGCGCGCGCTCCAGCAGAGCGAACAGCGCTTCCGCCAGCTGGTATCGATGTCGTCCGACTGGTATTGGGAACAGGACCGCGAGCTGCGCTTCACGATGGTCACCGGGGGCTTTACCGAAAAGGCCGGCGTGGCGGTGGAAAGCCTGCTCGGCAAGACCCGCTGGGAATACGTGCCCGACCTGCTCGAGAGCGAAGGGGGGCAGGCCCATGTGACCCAGGTCCGCGCCCACGAACCGTTCGCCAACTTCGAATACCAGGTCGTCGACGCACACGGCAATACGCGCTGGTTCTGCGTCAACGGCCAGCCAGTGTTCGACGATGGCGGCGCCCTGCTGGGCTACCGCGGCACGGGCAGCGACATCACCGAACGCAAGCTGACCGAACAGCGCGTGCACCACGTGGCCCAGCACGACGTGCTGACCGGCCTGCCGAACCGTTCGCTGCTGCAGGACCGGCTCGGCCAGGCGATCGCCTATGCCGACCGCAGCGGACTGCCGATGTGGGTCATGCTGATCGACCTCGACCGCTTTAAATTCGTCAACGATTCGATGGGGCACAAGGCGGGCGACGTGCTGTTGATGACCGTGGCGGCACGCTTGAGCTCGTCGCTGCGCGACACCGATACCGTGGCGCGCCTGTCGGGCGACGAGTTCGTGGTGATCCTGTCGGAGCAGCACGACGCGCCCCTGTCGCGCGAGCTGGTGCAGCGCGTGATGGATTCGGTGGCCCAGCCAGTCATGCTCGGCTCCAAGGAGTTCTTCGTCACCTGCTCGATCGGGGTCGCGGCGTATCCCAGCGAAGGCACCCCGGCCGACAGCCTGATCGAACACGCCGACATCGCGATGTATAGCGCCAAGAAACTGGGACGCAACAATTTCCAGTTCTACGCGCCAATGATGAACGAGGAATCGATGGAACGCGTGCGCATCGAAAGCGCGCTGCGCAATGCGCTCGACCGCAACGAATTCGTGCTGCACTACCAGCCGCAGGTGGATCTCAAGAGCGGCAAGATCGTCGGCATGGAAGCGCTGATCCGCTGGCAGCATCCGGAGATGGGCATGGTGTCTCCGGTGCGCTTCATTGGTATCGCCGAAGAAACCGGCCTGATCGTGCCGATCGGGGCCTGGGTGATGCGCACCGCCTGCGCCCAGAACAAGGCCTGGCAGGACGCCGGACTGGGCAAGCTGCGGGTCGCGGTCAACCTGTCGGCCCGCCAATTCAGCGCTCCCGACCTGCTGCAAAGCCTGCAGGCGGTACTGACCGACACTGCGCTGGAGCCCGAATGCCTCGAGATCGAATTGACCGAAAGCCTCTTCATGAGCGACGTCACGCCGGCGGTGGAGCTGTTGCACCGCATGAAGTCACTGGGCGTCAACCTGTCGATCGACGACTTCGGCACCGGGTTTTCGAGCCTGTCCTACCTGTCGCGGTTCCCGATCGACGTGCTCAAGATCGACCGCAGTTTCGTGGCCGACATCACGCATGATGCCAACGACGCGGCCATCGTCACCTCGATCATCGGGCTGGCGCACAACCTGAAACTGGCGGTGATCGCGGAAGGCGTCGAGACCGCCGCCCAACTGGACTATCTGCGCCGCCATGGTTGCGACGAAATGCAGGGCTATTTCTTCAGCAAGCCGCTGGCAGCCAGCGAATTCGAAGGACTATTGCGCGAGGGCCGTTGCCTTCCGCCGCCGGCGGCGAAAGCCGAAGCGCAGGCCGAGACGGCCTGTGCCATGGCATGA
- a CDS encoding transferase spermidine synthase, giving the protein MADPRDPRPDPCCEGPPDPAPIVSTEGDRRTLAFTPGDIQSEMRLSQPNALVLAYPRAMMCFALLVPRPQHIVMVGLGGGSLAKFCYRHFPRARITVLEVRADVIALRALFQVPPDDARLRVLHCDAAAWLAQQAGSADVLLVDGFDASGLPPALSSASFYTDCRRALRPGGVLVANIFSYAPDYVSALQRLQQIFGGHVCWLSGIAGNNQILFAQRPAHAAGAPGHALRLLRDTLGNRGLGAALLNRLLARTVVAWLARRGRSRRRPHP; this is encoded by the coding sequence ATGGCAGATCCGCGCGACCCTCGTCCTGACCCTTGCTGCGAAGGTCCACCTGACCCTGCGCCGATTGTCAGTACCGAGGGCGACCGCCGCACCCTCGCATTTACCCCCGGCGACATCCAGAGCGAGATGCGCTTGTCGCAGCCGAACGCACTGGTGCTGGCTTATCCGCGCGCCATGATGTGCTTTGCTCTACTGGTTCCGCGCCCGCAGCATATCGTCATGGTCGGGCTGGGCGGCGGCTCTTTGGCCAAGTTTTGTTACCGCCATTTTCCGCGGGCGCGCATCACCGTGCTCGAAGTGCGCGCCGACGTGATCGCGCTGCGCGCCCTGTTTCAGGTGCCGCCTGACGATGCCCGCCTGCGCGTGCTGCACTGCGACGCCGCCGCCTGGCTGGCGCAGCAGGCTGGCAGCGCCGACGTGCTACTGGTAGATGGCTTCGATGCAAGCGGCCTGCCACCGGCACTGTCGAGCGCCAGCTTTTATACCGACTGCCGCCGCGCCTTGCGTCCCGGCGGCGTACTGGTGGCAAATATTTTTTCTTACGCGCCTGACTATGTATCTGCCCTGCAACGCCTGCAGCAGATCTTCGGCGGCCATGTCTGTTGGCTCTCTGGCATCGCCGGTAACAACCAGATCCTGTTTGCGCAGCGCCCGGCGCACGCCGCCGGCGCCCCCGGGCATGCCCTGCGCTTGCTGCGCGACACCCTCGGCAACCGCGGCCTCGGGGCGGCCCTGCTCAACCGCCTGCTGGCGCGCACCGTGGTGGCCTGGCTGGCCCGGCGTGGCCGCTCGCGCCGCCGCCCCCACCCCTGA
- a CDS encoding GGDEF domain-containing protein produces MTNLDATTMVMVLALGNLALCAVLTFYDDGPVRPPALAAWALSKQVQAGAWTLLALGSFGVVPEALALPGGYALLFAGVALEAGAAWESHGREGWRRPLALVLALGITAFFVCYLIDEQGLRSVAASLLLGAFYLLGAVALASGWREASLLQRFLALLTAALALVVALRGLSVLVLPGGWRWLSSELLRQLSSAALYLLMLINGFGMLLLGRERAGRELARLELVDPLTNVPNRRGFFNALGPWMALARRPGLPTALVVLDLDGFKRVNDSYGHPAGDAVLRNVVELCKRQLRDSDLVGRLVGVEFAILLPRTNLDEATLVAERIRAAIASTPVKSERALIAMTGSFGVTILRPEDSTVTLFQRADDALRAAKAAGRNRVSQAGHTPAEV; encoded by the coding sequence ATGACGAATCTTGACGCGACCACGATGGTCATGGTGCTGGCCCTGGGCAACCTGGCCCTGTGCGCCGTACTGACCTTCTACGACGATGGCCCGGTGCGCCCGCCGGCGCTGGCCGCGTGGGCCTTGTCCAAGCAGGTGCAGGCCGGCGCCTGGACCCTGCTGGCGCTGGGCAGCTTCGGCGTGGTGCCCGAGGCGCTGGCACTGCCGGGAGGCTACGCCTTGCTGTTCGCCGGGGTCGCGCTGGAGGCCGGTGCGGCCTGGGAAAGCCATGGCCGCGAAGGATGGCGGCGGCCGCTGGCACTGGTCCTTGCGCTGGGAATCACCGCCTTTTTCGTCTGCTACCTGATCGATGAGCAAGGCCTGCGCAGCGTTGCCGCGTCGCTTCTGCTTGGCGCTTTCTACCTGCTCGGCGCCGTGGCGCTGGCCTCGGGATGGCGCGAGGCCAGTTTGCTGCAACGCTTCCTGGCGCTGCTCACTGCCGCGCTGGCGCTGGTGGTAGCTTTGCGCGGCCTGTCGGTGCTGGTGTTGCCGGGTGGCTGGCGCTGGCTGTCCAGCGAACTGCTGCGCCAGCTGTCCAGCGCCGCGCTCTACCTCTTGATGCTGATCAACGGCTTTGGCATGCTGCTGTTGGGCCGCGAGCGCGCCGGCCGTGAATTGGCGCGCCTCGAGCTGGTGGACCCGCTGACCAATGTGCCGAACCGGCGTGGCTTCTTCAATGCGCTGGGGCCCTGGATGGCGCTGGCGCGCCGCCCGGGACTGCCAACCGCGCTGGTGGTACTCGATCTCGACGGCTTCAAACGCGTCAACGACAGCTACGGCCACCCGGCCGGCGATGCGGTGCTACGCAACGTGGTCGAACTATGCAAGCGGCAGCTGCGCGATTCCGACCTGGTCGGGCGCCTGGTCGGGGTCGAATTCGCGATCCTGCTGCCGCGCACCAACCTGGACGAAGCGACGCTTGTGGCCGAGCGCATTCGCGCCGCCATCGCCAGTACGCCGGTCAAGAGCGAACGTGCCTTGATTGCCATGACGGGCAGCTTTGGCGTCACCATCCTGCGCCCCGAAGACAGTACCGTCACCCTGTTCCAGCGCGCCGACGATGCCCTGCGAGCGGCCAAGGCCGCTGGCCGCAACCGGGTCAGCCAGGCAGGCCACACGCCGGCCGAAGTCTGA
- the phnE gene encoding phosphonate ABC transporter, permease protein PhnE has translation MTPQPPDTLPPAPARSPGTALLLAGLVALVVASFATLPLQWAAFFAPEALASVSEFLAGFAPPDTAPAFLKKTAGALWETLAMSAIGTLLAAAGGLALALPASGRMGGSLRATVRALLNVLRSIPELVWASLLLVAAGLGPFAGTLALAVHTTGVLGRLFADALENVAPLPEHTLRSNGAAPLAAFLYATLPQALPQMLSYALYRWENNIRAAAVLGVVGAGGLGQMLKYHLSLFQMESAATVVLAMLVLVAMVDAASYALRRALTR, from the coding sequence ATGACACCGCAGCCACCCGACACGCTGCCGCCTGCGCCTGCGCGCTCGCCCGGCACGGCCTTGCTGCTGGCTGGGCTGGTGGCGCTGGTCGTGGCCAGCTTCGCGACCTTGCCGCTGCAATGGGCCGCTTTCTTCGCGCCCGAAGCGCTGGCATCAGTCAGCGAATTCCTGGCCGGCTTCGCGCCGCCCGACACCGCGCCGGCTTTCCTGAAAAAGACGGCCGGCGCGCTGTGGGAGACCCTGGCCATGTCGGCGATCGGCACCCTGCTGGCGGCGGCGGGCGGCCTGGCGCTGGCCCTGCCCGCCTCGGGTCGCATGGGCGGGAGCCTGCGCGCCACCGTGCGCGCCCTGCTCAACGTGCTGCGCTCGATCCCGGAGCTGGTCTGGGCTTCGCTGCTGCTGGTCGCGGCCGGACTCGGGCCGTTCGCCGGCACCCTGGCCTTGGCCGTGCACACGACCGGGGTGCTGGGACGCCTGTTCGCCGACGCCCTGGAAAACGTCGCGCCGCTGCCGGAACACACGCTGCGCAGCAACGGCGCCGCGCCGCTGGCGGCCTTTCTTTACGCGACGCTGCCGCAGGCGCTGCCGCAAATGCTCTCGTATGCGCTGTACCGCTGGGAGAATAATATCCGCGCGGCAGCGGTGCTGGGTGTGGTCGGGGCGGGCGGCCTGGGCCAGATGCTCAAGTACCACCTGTCGCTGTTCCAGATGGAAAGCGCGGCCACGGTCGTGCTCGCGATGCTGGTGCTGGTGGCGATGGTCGACGCGGCCAGCTACGCGTTGCGCCGCGCTCTCACACGTTAA
- a CDS encoding ABC transporter permease, with product MRAAPSAATASHRHPDPAWRGRVMATIVCLALLWPMLVASEFKPWTLFDPLSLAAAGMFLRDFLRPALGAEFLAMVLRETWQTVAIATAGLSLALLGAIPATLAVTERLSVSRLGTGRMRLGAKLLRQLLRWVLVLLRSVPELVWALLFVRIVGLGPTAGVLAIALTYCGMLAKVYAEILESSDAQATEALLANGAGRLPALLYGALPESSAELVSYTVYRWECAIRGSAVMGFVGAGGLGQRMDESTKMMAGGEVATMLIMFVLLVALADLVSKLLRRRLG from the coding sequence ATGCGAGCGGCACCGAGCGCCGCCACGGCCAGCCACCGCCATCCAGACCCGGCCTGGCGCGGCCGCGTCATGGCCACCATTGTCTGCCTGGCCCTGCTGTGGCCGATGCTGGTGGCGAGCGAATTCAAGCCCTGGACTTTGTTCGACCCGCTCAGCCTGGCGGCGGCAGGCATGTTCCTGCGCGATTTCCTGCGCCCTGCCCTGGGCGCCGAATTCCTGGCGATGGTGCTGCGCGAGACCTGGCAGACCGTGGCGATCGCCACTGCCGGCCTGAGTCTGGCGCTGCTGGGCGCTATCCCGGCCACGCTGGCGGTTACCGAGCGGCTGTCGGTATCGCGCCTGGGCACCGGCCGCATGCGTCTGGGCGCCAAACTGCTGCGCCAGCTGCTGCGCTGGGTACTGGTGCTGCTGCGCAGTGTGCCGGAGCTGGTATGGGCGCTGCTATTCGTGCGCATCGTCGGCCTCGGGCCGACCGCCGGCGTGCTCGCCATTGCGCTGACCTATTGCGGCATGCTGGCCAAGGTATACGCCGAAATCCTTGAATCGAGCGATGCCCAGGCGACCGAGGCCTTGCTCGCGAACGGCGCCGGGCGCCTGCCCGCGCTGCTCTACGGCGCCTTGCCGGAATCGTCGGCCGAACTGGTGTCGTATACCGTGTATCGCTGGGAATGCGCAATCCGCGGCTCCGCGGTGATGGGCTTCGTGGGCGCCGGCGGCCTAGGCCAGCGCATGGATGAATCGACCAAAATGATGGCCGGCGGCGAAGTCGCCACCATGCTGATCATGTTCGTGCTGCTGGTGGCGCTGGCCGACCTGGTCTCGAAACTGCTACGCCGGAGGCTCGGATGA
- a CDS encoding phosphonate ABC transporter ATP-binding protein, translating to MSFRLEQLTVRHLVAGPGAAPALHALDLVIEPGEQLALVGPSGAGKTTLLATLACAQRPAEGRFSVFGQDPWALSQAARHRLRARLFLAPQTPPLPPRQRVVTAVLAARLPHMGFWRALASLVRPSDPAAAHAALARFGLGDKLYARVDRLSGGERQRCALARLMLSSAEAFLVDEPISALDPALSLHTLAALQQEARERKATLVCSLHQVELARAHFPRLVGLRAGRIVFDAPRERVTDAMIAALYDNEHVQPAPVHAHEAPERIAIGACF from the coding sequence ATGAGTTTCCGGCTCGAGCAACTCACGGTGCGCCACCTGGTGGCGGGGCCCGGTGCGGCCCCCGCCCTGCATGCGCTCGACCTGGTCATCGAACCCGGCGAGCAGCTGGCGCTGGTCGGCCCCTCCGGCGCCGGCAAGACCACCCTGCTCGCCACCCTTGCCTGTGCCCAGCGCCCCGCCGAAGGACGCTTTTCCGTGTTCGGGCAAGACCCGTGGGCGCTATCGCAGGCGGCGCGCCATCGCCTGCGCGCGCGCCTGTTCCTGGCTCCCCAAACGCCGCCGTTGCCGCCGCGCCAGCGCGTGGTCACCGCCGTGCTGGCGGCGCGCCTGCCGCACATGGGCTTCTGGCGCGCCTTGGCCTCGCTGGTGCGCCCCTCTGATCCGGCTGCAGCGCACGCCGCCCTGGCGCGTTTTGGCCTGGGCGACAAGCTGTATGCGCGCGTCGACCGCCTCTCGGGCGGCGAACGCCAGCGCTGCGCCCTGGCGCGCCTGATGCTCTCGAGTGCCGAAGCTTTTCTGGTCGACGAACCGATTTCCGCGCTCGACCCCGCCCTGTCGCTGCATACACTGGCGGCACTGCAGCAGGAAGCGCGCGAACGCAAGGCCACGCTGGTGTGCAGCCTGCACCAGGTCGAACTGGCGCGCGCCCACTTTCCGCGCCTGGTCGGACTGCGCGCGGGCCGCATCGTGTTCGATGCGCCGCGCGAGCGCGTGACCGATGCCATGATCGCCGCGCTCTACGACAACGAGCACGTCCAGCCGGCCCCCGTGCATGCGCACGAAGCACCGGAGCGGATCGCGATCGGCGCCTGTTTCTGA
- a CDS encoding putative selenate ABC transporter substrate-binding protein: protein MTSFSPLRVLKTLFAATATAGLMVAAGAAHAQNTPGVLRVSAIPDEAPTELQRKFKPLGDYLSRATGLKVEFTPVTDYAASVEGLVNRKIDMVWFGGFTFVQANVRSKGMVTPLVQRVEDEKFRSVFITTNPAITKLEDLKGKTLSFGSESSTSGHLMPRSYLLAAKVNPDTDLKRIAYSGAHDATAAAVAGGKVDAGALNMSVWDKLVEANKVDPKAVRVFYTTPGYFDYNWSVHSSMNPALKKKISDAFLALDPATPEGKQILELQRATKFIPTKASNYADIEAAARNAGLLK from the coding sequence ATGACATCGTTCTCGCCATTGCGTGTCCTGAAAACCCTGTTCGCAGCCACCGCCACGGCCGGCCTGATGGTCGCCGCCGGCGCCGCCCATGCCCAGAACACTCCCGGTGTCCTGCGCGTGTCGGCCATCCCCGACGAAGCGCCAACCGAGCTGCAGCGAAAATTCAAGCCGCTGGGCGACTACCTGTCCCGGGCCACCGGCCTGAAGGTCGAGTTCACCCCGGTAACCGACTATGCCGCCTCGGTCGAAGGCCTGGTCAACCGCAAGATCGACATGGTCTGGTTCGGCGGCTTCACCTTCGTGCAAGCGAACGTGCGCAGCAAAGGCATGGTGACGCCGCTGGTGCAGCGTGTCGAAGACGAAAAGTTCCGCTCGGTGTTCATCACTACCAATCCGGCCATCACCAAACTCGAAGACCTGAAAGGCAAGACCCTGTCGTTCGGTTCGGAATCGTCGACCTCGGGCCACCTGATGCCGCGCTCTTATTTGCTGGCAGCCAAGGTCAACCCGGACACTGACCTCAAGCGTATCGCCTACTCGGGCGCGCATGACGCCACGGCCGCCGCAGTAGCTGGCGGCAAGGTCGATGCCGGCGCGCTGAATATGTCGGTGTGGGACAAGCTGGTCGAAGCCAACAAGGTCGATCCGAAGGCAGTGCGCGTGTTCTACACCACCCCGGGCTATTTCGACTACAACTGGTCGGTCCACAGCAGCATGAACCCCGCCCTGAAGAAGAAGATCAGCGACGCCTTCCTGGCACTGGACCCGGCCACGCCTGAAGGCAAGCAGATCCTGGAACTGCAACGCGCGACGAAGTTCATCCCGACCAAGGCGTCGAACTACGCCGACATCGAAGCTGCGGCGCGCAATGCCGGCCTGCTGAAGTAA
- the egtD gene encoding L-histidine N(alpha)-methyltransferase, producing the protein MYTSCTQDPPRAANAHVANELHAGLEARDAWISPKFLYDALGSKLFEAICELPEYYPTRTEAAIFARHGAEIAHAAGSGTTLIDLGAGNCAKAASLFPLLAPAQYVAVDISAEFLNDALGRLRQRFPQIAMEGLGMDFSTRFELPPSVAAGRRLFFYPGSSLGNFTPDEAQGFLRRLRGQCGDDGAVLIGIDLVKDKATLDAAYDDALGVTAAFNLNALRHVNKLIGADFDIRAWRHHGFYNEARGRVEMHLEATRPQHVHWHGGSRRFEAGDCIHTENSYKYQQADMIALLERSGFEATRVWTDPQRWFAVVHAQARAKAQVKVIH; encoded by the coding sequence ATGTACACCTCCTGCACACAAGACCCGCCGCGCGCCGCCAATGCCCACGTCGCAAACGAGCTGCATGCCGGGCTCGAGGCGCGCGACGCCTGGATTTCGCCCAAGTTTCTGTACGACGCGCTCGGCTCCAAGCTGTTCGAAGCCATCTGCGAATTGCCCGAGTACTACCCGACCCGCACCGAGGCTGCGATCTTTGCGCGCCATGGCGCCGAGATCGCGCACGCGGCCGGGTCAGGCACCACCCTGATCGACCTTGGCGCCGGCAACTGCGCCAAGGCCGCTTCGTTGTTCCCGCTGCTCGCGCCGGCCCAGTACGTGGCGGTCGACATCTCCGCCGAATTCCTGAACGACGCGCTGGGCCGGCTGCGCCAGCGCTTCCCGCAGATCGCCATGGAAGGGTTAGGCATGGATTTCTCGACGCGCTTTGAACTGCCGCCCTCGGTTGCGGCCGGGCGGCGCCTGTTTTTCTACCCCGGCTCTTCGCTCGGCAATTTCACGCCCGACGAAGCGCAAGGCTTCCTGCGCCGCCTGCGCGGGCAGTGCGGCGACGATGGCGCAGTGCTGATCGGCATCGACCTGGTCAAGGACAAGGCCACGCTCGACGCCGCCTATGACGACGCGCTTGGCGTCACCGCCGCCTTCAATTTAAATGCCTTGCGGCATGTAAACAAGCTAATTGGGGCCGACTTCGATATCCGTGCCTGGCGCCACCATGGGTTCTATAACGAGGCGCGCGGACGTGTCGAAATGCACCTCGAAGCGACCCGGCCCCAGCATGTGCACTGGCATGGGGGCAGCCGTCGCTTCGAGGCAGGCGACTGTATCCACACCGAGAACAGCTATAAATACCAGCAGGCCGACATGATCGCGCTGTTGGAGCGTTCCGGATTTGAAGCCACCCGCGTGTGGACCGACCCGCAGCGCTGGTTTGCCGTTGTGCATGCCCAGGCGCGGGCAAAAGCGCAAGTCAAGGTGATCCATTGA